The Halalkalibacter krulwichiae genome has a segment encoding these proteins:
- a CDS encoding phage holin — protein MERDVASMSRFAFLILAVVNAVLNLLGYQTISEQFVNDVVAILSGVYFIWAGWKNNYLSKKGIKQKEVLKKHKLH, from the coding sequence ATGGAACGAGATGTAGCGTCAATGTCACGGTTTGCTTTTTTAATTCTAGCAGTCGTGAATGCAGTCTTAAATTTATTGGGATATCAAACAATCTCAGAGCAGTTTGTCAATGACGTAGTAGCAATCTTGTCGGGAGTTTATTTTATATGGGCTGGTTGGAAAAATAATTATCTTAGCAAGAAGGGTATAAAGCAAAAAGAGGTGTTAAAGAAGCATAAGTTACATTAG
- a CDS encoding Ltp family lipoprotein, translating into MKKVFKFGCLGIVVLFVLLIIGILASGDDTTTDTETNPVTEEAEVSEEATEPTEEPAEEDDVPREYRSALTKAEQYAKTMHMSKAGIYDQLVSEYGENFSEDAAQYAIDNIDFDWKENALKKAKSYAETMSMSDAAIYDQLISEYGEKFTPEEAQYAIDNLE; encoded by the coding sequence TTGAAAAAAGTATTTAAGTTTGGTTGTTTAGGAATTGTAGTTTTGTTTGTATTACTTATTATCGGTATCCTTGCAAGTGGCGATGACACAACAACAGATACTGAAACAAATCCTGTAACAGAGGAAGCTGAAGTAAGTGAAGAAGCAACTGAACCTACGGAAGAGCCTGCTGAAGAAGATGATGTTCCGAGGGAATATAGATCCGCTTTAACAAAAGCAGAACAATACGCTAAGACTATGCATATGTCAAAGGCAGGTATTTACGATCAATTAGTATCAGAATATGGGGAAAACTTTTCTGAAGATGCTGCCCAATACGCTATTGATAATATTGATTTTGATTGGAAAGAAAACGCACTGAAAAAAGCAAAAAGTTATGCCGAGACTATGTCCATGTCGGATGCAGCAATTTATGACCAATTAATTTCGGAATACGGAGAGAAATTCACTCCAGAAGAAGCACAATACGCTATTGACAATCTAGAATAA
- the hflX gene encoding GTPase HflX produces the protein MQEINHRETENVVLIGCQLEQDDLSFERSMDELKSLVETAKGVVVGTLTQKRQKVEPSTYIGRGKIEELLVMLDEKHVDTIVFNDELSPSQIRNVHTRTKTTVVDRTQLILDIFAQRARSREGKLQVELAQLSYLLPRLAGQGLALSRQGGGIGSKGPGETQLESDRRHIRRRMDEIKHQLEAVVGHRERYRERRKQNETFQVAIVGYTNAGKSTILNRLAEVETLEENQLFATLDPTTRQFNLPSGMKVLLSDTVGFIQDLPTTLVAAFRSTLEELQGANMLLHVVDSSNPDYIQHEKTVKKLISELDAESIPQLIVYNKIEQKDPDFFPNHQEDSIEISAFDQEDLLSLKEAIEEKLMEQMTEYHVRLRADEGRLLSKCREMTVIKKQEWDEEIEHYDIKGFVLSNTALGHELRIRSIVERK, from the coding sequence TTGCAAGAAATAAATCATCGTGAAACAGAAAATGTTGTTTTAATTGGTTGTCAACTTGAGCAAGATGACCTTTCCTTTGAACGATCAATGGATGAATTAAAAAGCCTTGTTGAAACAGCAAAAGGAGTAGTTGTAGGTACATTAACTCAAAAACGGCAGAAAGTTGAACCTTCTACATATATCGGCAGAGGAAAAATAGAAGAGTTGTTAGTTATGCTCGACGAAAAACATGTCGATACAATTGTTTTTAATGATGAACTTTCACCTAGTCAAATTCGGAATGTCCATACAAGAACCAAAACAACCGTTGTCGATCGAACGCAACTAATTCTTGATATTTTTGCTCAAAGGGCGAGATCAAGAGAAGGGAAGCTTCAAGTTGAACTTGCACAGCTGTCATATTTACTACCTCGTCTTGCTGGGCAAGGATTGGCACTTTCTAGACAAGGAGGGGGAATTGGTTCGAAGGGTCCTGGAGAAACGCAACTTGAGTCAGACCGTCGCCATATTCGTCGAAGAATGGATGAAATCAAGCATCAGCTTGAAGCAGTTGTCGGCCATCGTGAGCGTTACCGGGAACGTCGTAAACAAAATGAAACATTTCAAGTCGCGATTGTTGGGTACACAAATGCTGGTAAGTCAACGATCCTAAATCGGTTAGCGGAAGTGGAAACATTGGAAGAAAATCAATTATTCGCGACACTTGATCCAACTACTAGACAATTTAATTTGCCAAGTGGAATGAAAGTTCTCCTCTCGGATACAGTAGGTTTCATTCAAGATCTACCAACAACTCTTGTTGCTGCATTCCGATCGACGTTAGAGGAGCTACAAGGGGCAAATATGCTTTTACATGTAGTTGATAGCTCAAACCCTGACTACATTCAACATGAAAAAACCGTGAAGAAATTAATTAGCGAATTAGACGCTGAAAGCATACCTCAATTAATCGTGTACAATAAGATTGAGCAGAAGGATCCGGACTTCTTTCCAAATCACCAAGAAGATTCAATTGAAATAAGTGCCTTTGATCAAGAAGATTTACTTAGCTTAAAAGAAGCAATCGAGGAAAAGTTAATGGAGCAAATGACAGAATATCATGTGCGTTTAAGAGCCGATGAAGGGCGTCTTCTGTCAAAATGTCGAGAAATGACGGTTATAAAAAAACAAGAGTGGGATGAAGAAATAGAACACTATGATATAAAAGGATTTGTATTGTCTAATACAGCATTAGGACATGAATTACGAATCCGCTCGATTGTAGAACGAAAGTAG
- a CDS encoding tyrosine-type recombinase/integrase has translation MNNLFPSFIEYYIAELRQRGRKPSTIKRYLYDLNDFSFWLHKKRATTDSIDWKTITKEELELFFSELVEKRNYHIRTVRRIHSVLRQLHRYQKSHHQTELAPIELIDPPELVAETLEPSDWITKKEEQQLLKTMRSTDSLSDQQIETFPFYKERNEFIVRLFLHYGLSLHEVHELSMNNLKFERNELLIFDTIETRTIKLKEEDKQLAYTYFKTIPEPVRPRYYSNDPFIVAFDFKRKTFHWSYDNDEPKRMSMIAIQKMVRTEVKRASLRKGISAQTLRNTFILSTLIRKNQIENLIATIGYTTPLSLNRYLQTVESFSQEQINELILAREQLTYKKEKAL, from the coding sequence ATGAACAACTTGTTTCCTTCATTTATTGAATATTACATTGCGGAGCTAAGACAAAGAGGCAGAAAACCCTCAACAATTAAACGATATTTATATGACCTTAATGATTTTTCATTTTGGTTACACAAAAAAAGAGCAACAACTGATTCCATCGACTGGAAAACGATTACAAAAGAAGAACTAGAACTTTTTTTTAGTGAGTTAGTAGAAAAAAGAAACTATCATATTCGGACAGTGAGGCGTATTCATAGTGTGCTAAGACAATTGCATCGTTATCAAAAATCACATCACCAAACGGAACTAGCGCCAATTGAGCTGATTGATCCTCCAGAATTAGTAGCCGAAACGTTAGAACCATCAGATTGGATTACCAAAAAGGAAGAACAACAATTATTAAAAACAATGCGGTCGACTGACAGTTTATCGGATCAACAAATAGAAACATTCCCATTTTACAAAGAAAGAAACGAATTTATCGTTCGATTGTTCCTACACTATGGCCTTAGTCTTCATGAAGTCCACGAACTTTCAATGAATAACCTTAAATTTGAACGAAATGAACTTCTGATTTTTGATACCATAGAAACTCGCACCATAAAGCTTAAGGAAGAAGATAAGCAACTTGCTTATACTTATTTCAAGACAATTCCTGAACCTGTACGTCCACGCTATTATAGCAATGATCCTTTTATTGTAGCATTTGATTTTAAACGCAAAACATTTCATTGGTCTTATGACAATGACGAACCAAAAAGAATGTCAATGATCGCAATTCAAAAAATGGTACGAACCGAAGTAAAACGTGCAAGCTTACGAAAAGGAATTAGTGCTCAAACTCTTAGAAACACTTTTATTCTCTCCACACTTATTCGCAAAAATCAAATAGAAAATTTAATTGCAACAATTGGTTACACTACTCCCCTTTCACTTAATCGTTACTTACAAACGGTCGAATCTTTTTCGCAAGAGCAAATCAATGAACTCATTCTAGCGAGAGAACAGTTAACTTACAAAAAAGAAAAAGCGCTCTAA
- a CDS encoding methionine gamma-lyase family protein, protein MLKLKNKNELLNLLSETEIQIREHHQEIEETAFFNQAKVMEAFRKHQVSDFHFTPSTGYGYDDIGRDTLEIIYAEVFGGEASLVRPQIISGTHAIATALFGVLRPGDELLYITGKPYDTLEEIVGIRGNGNGSLKEFQIGYEAVPLLESGWIDQETIGNKINDRTKVIGIQRSKGYGDRPSFTVGQIEEMIEFVRSIKKDVIVFVDNCYGEFVEKREPCEVGADLMAGSLIKNPGGGIVKTGGYLVGRRDLIELASYRLAAPGIGAEGGASLYSLLEMYQGFFLAPHVVSQALKGAVFTAAMLEKAGMKTKPTWSERRTDLIQSVHFPTAEKMIAFCQAIQAASPVNAHVSPQPSPMPGYEDPVIMAAGTFIQGASIELTADGPIRPPYVAYVQGGLTYEHVKIAVIQALDSIYQVN, encoded by the coding sequence ATGTTGAAACTAAAGAATAAAAATGAATTACTAAACTTACTAAGTGAAACGGAAATACAAATTAGAGAACATCATCAGGAAATTGAGGAGACTGCCTTTTTCAATCAAGCAAAAGTAATGGAAGCTTTTCGCAAACACCAAGTATCCGACTTTCACTTCACCCCTTCTACAGGCTATGGTTATGACGATATTGGCCGAGATACACTTGAAATCATTTATGCTGAAGTGTTTGGGGGAGAGGCTTCACTTGTTCGCCCTCAGATTATATCAGGAACTCATGCGATTGCAACTGCATTATTTGGAGTGTTAAGGCCTGGAGATGAACTATTATACATTACAGGCAAGCCTTATGATACATTGGAGGAGATTGTAGGGATTCGTGGAAATGGAAACGGCTCTTTAAAGGAATTTCAAATTGGGTATGAAGCGGTACCGTTATTAGAGAGTGGCTGGATTGATCAGGAGACTATCGGAAATAAAATAAATGACCGTACAAAAGTGATTGGAATACAACGTTCAAAAGGGTATGGTGATCGCCCTTCTTTTACTGTTGGACAAATTGAGGAAATGATAGAGTTTGTTCGTTCGATTAAAAAAGATGTTATTGTATTTGTAGATAATTGCTACGGTGAATTTGTTGAAAAGAGAGAACCGTGTGAAGTAGGTGCTGACTTAATGGCAGGTTCACTGATTAAGAACCCTGGTGGCGGCATTGTGAAAACGGGTGGTTATTTAGTTGGAAGAAGAGACTTAATTGAACTCGCTTCTTATCGTTTAGCGGCTCCGGGGATTGGAGCGGAAGGTGGCGCAAGCTTATATAGTTTGCTTGAAATGTATCAAGGTTTTTTCTTGGCGCCTCATGTAGTCTCACAAGCTCTAAAAGGAGCTGTGTTTACAGCTGCTATGCTTGAGAAAGCTGGAATGAAGACAAAACCTACCTGGAGCGAACGAAGAACGGACCTCATTCAATCTGTCCATTTTCCGACAGCAGAAAAAATGATTGCATTTTGTCAGGCGATTCAAGCTGCATCACCAGTTAATGCTCATGTCTCCCCACAACCAAGCCCAATGCCTGGGTACGAAGACCCTGTTATTATGGCGGCAGGTACTTTTATTCAAGGAGCTAGCATTGAATTAACTGCGGACGGTCCGATTCGACCTCCATATGTTGCATATGTTCAAGGTGGACTAACATATGAGCATGTGAAAATTGCTGTTATTCAAGCACTTGATTCAATTTATCAAGTAAATTGA
- the glnA gene encoding type I glutamate--ammonia ligase — MAKFTREDILNNAKEANVRFIRLQFSDLLGTIKNVEIPVDQLTKALDNKMMFDGSSIEGFVRIEESDMYLYPDLNTWVIFPWTPEKGKVARLICDVYLPGKPGEEPTPFAGDPRGILKRVLKEAEKMGYTSFNIGPEPEFFLFKNDENGEPTLELNDKGGYFDLAPTDLGENCRRDIVLELEDMGFDIEASHHEVAPGQHEIDFKYADAITACDNIQTFKLVVKTIARKHGLHATFMPKPLFGVNGSGMHCNMSLFTKEGNAFYDEGTDSQLSETAMEFLAGILKHAEAFTAITNPIVNSYKRLVPGYEAPVYVAWSMRNRSPLIRIPSSRGVSTRVEVRSPDPAANPYLAMAVMLAAGLDGIKKKLTPPPATDRNIYVMSKEERIEEGINDLPATLKEAVDKLVQDDVMVKALGEHAVENFVEAKEIEWDMFRTQVHPWERDQYMQNY, encoded by the coding sequence ATGGCAAAATTTACTAGGGAAGATATTCTTAATAATGCAAAAGAAGCTAATGTTCGTTTCATACGTCTACAGTTTTCTGATTTGTTAGGAACAATTAAAAATGTTGAAATACCAGTTGACCAATTGACGAAAGCTTTAGATAACAAAATGATGTTTGATGGGTCATCAATTGAAGGATTCGTTCGAATTGAAGAATCTGATATGTACTTATATCCAGATTTAAATACATGGGTTATTTTCCCTTGGACTCCGGAAAAAGGCAAAGTAGCTCGCTTGATTTGTGATGTTTATCTGCCTGGAAAGCCAGGAGAAGAGCCAACACCATTTGCAGGTGATCCTCGTGGAATATTGAAACGAGTTTTAAAGGAAGCTGAAAAAATGGGTTATACTTCTTTCAATATTGGACCAGAACCTGAATTCTTCTTATTTAAGAATGATGAGAATGGAGAGCCAACATTAGAGCTTAACGATAAAGGTGGTTATTTTGATCTAGCTCCTACAGATTTAGGGGAAAACTGCCGTCGTGATATTGTACTTGAGTTAGAAGATATGGGCTTTGATATCGAAGCTTCTCACCATGAAGTAGCTCCTGGTCAGCACGAAATCGATTTCAAATATGCAGATGCTATTACGGCATGTGACAATATTCAAACGTTTAAGCTTGTTGTAAAAACAATTGCACGTAAGCACGGCTTGCACGCAACATTTATGCCAAAACCGCTATTCGGTGTGAACGGATCAGGTATGCATTGTAATATGTCCTTATTTACAAAAGAGGGAAATGCTTTTTATGATGAAGGTACTGACTCTCAATTAAGTGAAACAGCTATGGAGTTTTTAGCGGGAATTTTAAAGCATGCTGAAGCTTTCACGGCAATTACCAATCCGATTGTTAACTCTTATAAGCGTCTTGTACCAGGTTATGAAGCACCAGTTTATGTTGCTTGGTCGATGCGTAACCGCAGTCCGTTGATTCGTATTCCTTCATCTAGAGGCGTAAGTACGCGTGTTGAAGTTCGTAGTCCTGACCCTGCTGCTAACCCATATTTAGCTATGGCTGTTATGCTAGCTGCTGGATTAGATGGAATCAAAAAGAAATTAACACCACCGCCAGCTACAGATCGTAATATTTATGTCATGAGCAAAGAAGAGCGTATTGAAGAAGGAATTAACGATCTTCCAGCTACTTTAAAAGAAGCAGTTGATAAACTTGTTCAAGATGACGTTATGGTCAAAGCTCTTGGAGAGCACGCGGTAGAGAATTTCGTTGAAGCAAAAGAGATTGAGTGGGATATGTTTAGAACGCAAGTACATCCGTGGGAACGCGACCAGTACATGCAAAATTATTAA